The following proteins are encoded in a genomic region of Oryza brachyantha chromosome 11, ObraRS2, whole genome shotgun sequence:
- the LOC102722058 gene encoding TPD1 protein homolog 1B-like gives MESKLQTIIAAFLLLFCLCSRSGEALCSLSDLVVTQAAVPGQVAGEPEYHVTVENRCICTQTDVRVSCAGFQYPMPVDPSVIRRDGGDGDLCILNGGGPVTNDRAVSFYYAGKTRVSFAPVSSTVDCS, from the exons ATGGAGTCCAAGCTGCAGACGATCATCGCTGCCTTCCTGCTGCTCTTCTGCCTTTGCAGCAGATCAG GTGAGGCGCTGTGCTCGCTGTCGGACCTGGTGGTGACGCAGGCCGCCGTGCCGGGgcaggtcgccggcgagccggaGTACCACGTCACGGTGGAGAACCGCTGCATCTGCACGCAGACGGACGTCAGGGTGTCCTGCGCCGGCTTCCAGTACCCCATGCCCGTCGACCCGAGCGTCatccgccgcgacggcggcgacggcgacctctGCATCCtcaacggcggcggcccggTGACCAACGACCGGGCCGTGTCGTTCTACTACGCCGGGAAGACCAGGGTCAGCTTCGCGCCCGTCTCCTCCACCGTCGACTGCTCGTGA
- the LOC102703441 gene encoding auxin response factor 23 produces the protein MAAAEVEAAAGLGGGEGDAAAAAAAAARGGGGGGGGGGGGGGGEDALFTELWSACAGPLVTVPRVGEKVFYFPQGHIEQVEASTNQVGEQRMQLYNLPWKILCEVMNVELKAEPDTDEVYAQLTLLPESKQQEENGSSEEEPTAPPATHVRPRVHSFCKTLTASDTSTHGGFSVLRRHADECLPPLDMSRQPPTQELVAKDLHGVEWRFRHIFRGQPRRHLLQSGWSVFVSAKRLVAGDAFIFLRGENGELRVGVRRAMRQQTNVPSSVISSHSMHLGVLATAWHAVNTGTRFTVYYKPRTSPAEFVVPYDRYMESLKRNYSIGMRFKMRFEGEEAPEQRFTGTIVGMGDSDPAGWPESKWRSLKVRWDEASSIPRPERVSPWQIEPAVSPPPINPLPVPRTKRLRPNVTASTTDSSATVKEAAPKVAVEPEPNGMHRAFQTQENATPKAGFGNNSELDTAQKSILRPSGFDREKNNIPMQWKAGSDGRMQMNRPESYSEMLSGFQPPKDVQTPQGFCSLSEQIKAGHSNFWHTVNAQYQDQQGNHNIFPGSWSFMPPNTGLGLNKPSYSMVQEVGGLSQRAANTKFGSGVYAPLPGRGIEQYSGGWFGHMMPSSHMDDTQPRLIKPKPLVVAHGDVQKAKGASCKLFGIHLDSPAKSEPLKSPSSVVYDGMPQTPGATEWHRPDVTEVEKYSDPSKPMKPLDAPQSDSVPEKPLSCQQASRNMPCKSQGGSTRSCKKVHKQGIALGRSVDLTKFNGYEELIAELDDMFDFNGELKGPNKDWMVVYTDNEGDMMLVGDDPWIEFCDMVHKIFIYTREEVQRMNPGTLNSRSEDSHANSMERSSVGREMRGCLSTSSLNSDNC, from the exons atggccgcggcggaggtggaggctgCGGCGGGGCTgggtggcggcgagggggacgctgctgctgctgctgcggcggcggcgcgag gcggcggcggcggcggaggaggaggaggtggaggcggaggaggggaggatgCGCTGTTCACGGAGCTGTGGAGCGCGTGCGCGGGGCCGCTGGTGACGGTGCCGAGGGTCGGGGAGAAGGTGTTCTACTTCCCGCAGGGGCACATCGAGCAG GTGGAGGCCTCAACCAACCAGGTAGGCGAGCAGCGGATGCAACTGTACAATCTCCCATGGAAGATCCTTTGTGAGGTTATGAACGTTGAGCTGAAG GCCGAGCCGGACACCGACGAGGTTTATGCTCAGCTCACTCTGCTTCCTGAATCGAAG CAACAAGAAGAGAATGGATCCAGTGAGGAGGAACCTACTGCTCCACCGGCTACGCATGTTAGGCCACGCGTGCACTCATTCTGCAAGACATTGACTGCCTCAGACACCAGCACACATGGCGGCTTCTCGGTGCTGCGACGCCACGCGGATGAGTGCCTCCCACCACTG GATATGAGCCGTCAGCCTCCAACACAGGAGCTGGTGGCCAAGGATCTGCATGGTGTGGAATGGCGCTTTCGTCACATATTCAGAG GTCAACCACGAAGACACCTTTTGCAGAGTGGCTGGAGTGTGTTTGTTAGTGCCAAGCGGCTAGTTGCTGGGGATGCCTTTATCTTTCTTAG AGGTGAGAATGGGGAACTGCGTGTTGGAGTCCGGCGTGCAATGAGGCAGCAAACTAATGTCCCATCTTCAGTGATATCAAGCCACAGCATGCATCTTGGTGTTCTTGCCACAGCATGGCATGCTGTTAACACAGGGACCAGGTTCACTGTCTACTACAAGCCTAG GACAAGTCCAGCTGAGTTTGTGGTCCCTTATGATCGCTATATGGAATCATTGAAACGAAATTACTCTATTGGGATGAGATTTAAGATGAGATTTGAAGGTGAAGAGGCTCCAGAGCAAAG ATTCACTGGGACTATTGTTGGAATGGGGGATTCTGATCCAGCTGGTTGGCCTGAGTCAAAATGGCGATCCCTTAAg GTGAGATGGGATGAAGCTTCTTCCATTCCTCGTCCCGAAAGAGTTTCTCCCTGGCAAATAGAACCTGCTGTAAGCCCTCCTCCTATCAACCCGCTTCCAGTACCAAGAACCAAGAGGCTTCGTCCGAACGTTACTGCTTCCACAACTGACTCTTCTGCTACAGTGAAAGAAG CTGCTCCTAAAGTTGCAGTCGAGCCTGAACCAAATGGTATGCATAGGGCCTTCCAGACACAAGAGAATGCAACCCCAAAAGCTGGTTTTGGCAATAACAGCGAGTTAGACACTGCCCAGAAGTCAATCTTGCGTCCATCTGGATTTGACCGTGAGAAAAATAACATTCCTATGCAGTGGAAGGCAGGTTCAGATGGTCGGATGCAGATGAACAGGCCTGAAAGTTACAGTGAAATGCTTTCTGGATTTCAGCCTCCTAAAGATGTACAAACTCCACAGGGTTTCTGTTCTTTATCTGAGCAGATTAAAGCAGGGCATTCTAACTTTTGGCACACAGTAAATGCTCAGTATCAAGATCAACAGGGCAATCACAATATATTCCCAGGCTCATGGTCCTTTATGCCTCCAAATACTGGCCTAGGTTTAAACAAACCGAGCTATTCAATGGTTCAGGAAGTTGGTGGGCTGTCTCAAAGGGCTGCAAACACAAAGTTTGGGAGTGGAGTTTATGCTCCACTTCCAGGACGAGGTATTGAACAATACTCAGGGGGTTGGTTTGGCCACATGATGCCTAGTTCCCACATGGATGACACTCAGCCACGCCTGATCAAGCCTAAACCTCTGGTTGTTGCCCATGGTGATGTGCAGAAAGCAAAAGGTGCTTCATGCAAGCTATTTGGAATTCACCTTGACAGCCCAGCGAAATCTGAACCTTTGAAATCTCCATCGAGTGTTGTATATGATGGGATGCCACAAACTCCAGGTGCTACTGAATGGCATCGACCCGATGTAACCGAAGTAGAGAAATATTCTGATCCTTCCAAGCCTATGAAGCCACTTGATGCTCCTCAGTCTGATTCTGTTCCTGAGAAGCCTCTTTCTTGTCAGCAAGCTTCACGAAACATGCCATGCAAATCACAAGGTGGATCAACTAGAAGTTGTAAGAAG GTCCACAAGCAAGGCATTGCACTTGGCAGGTCTGTGGACCTCACAAAGTTCAATGGCTATGAGGAGTTGATCGCTGAGCTGGATGACATGTTTGACTTCAACGGTGAACTGAAGGGTCCTAACAAGGATTGGATGGTTGTCTACACTGACAATGAAGGTGACATGATGCTAGTTGGAGATGACCCCTGGAT TGAATTCTGCGACATGGTTCATAAGATCTTCATCTACACAAGAGAAGAAGTCCAGCGGATGAATCCAGGAACCCTGAACTCACGATCAGAAGATAGCCATGCTAATTCTATGGAAAGGAGCTCGGTCGGCCGAGAAATGCGAGGATGCTTGTCGACCTCGTCTCTTAATTCTGATAACTGCTAA
- the LOC102703168 gene encoding transcription factor ICE1 isoform X1, whose product MLPRFNGTMWMQDDGEQEQAPPQGMELMPAPGQEGGGHHNHHHDQHLLALAAAASAARGGVGFRAPPAPPLLDEDWYFDASGAGGDAVQGSMLLGLSSVSGGLASGSGGHGQQFSLLNMGAAAPPFDVSGFDLGGGGGGGDMVPFLGAGNASNTALLPVGNAGFLGSFGGFGTAPSQMPEFGGLAGFDMFDAGAVTGGSSSSTAPPSASAPVNTAPFSGRGKAAVLRPLEIIPPVGAQPTLFQKRALRRNASEEDDDKKRKAAAAALSADGDMVLDDADDDGLSIDASGLNYDSEDARGGEDSCKKDGKESNANSTVTGDGKGKKKGMPAKNLMAERRRRKKLNDRLYMLRSVVPKISKMDRASILGDAIEYLKELLQKINDLQNELESSPATSSLPPTPTSFHPLTPTLPTLPSRIKEEICPGALPSPTGQQPRVEVRLREGRAVNIHMFCARRPGLLLSAMRAVEGLGLDVQQAVISCFNGFTLDIFKAEQQCKDGPGLLPEEIKAVLLQSAGFHTMI is encoded by the exons atgcTGCCGCGGTTCAACGGCACGATGTGGATgcaggacgacggcgagcaaGAGCAGGCGCCGCCGCAGGGGATGGAGCTGATGCCGGCGCCGGGGCAGGAGGGTGGGGGGCACcacaaccaccaccacgaccAGCACCTCCTGGctctggccgccgccgcctccgccgccaggGGAGGGGTTGGGTtccgcgcgccgcccgcgccgccgctgctcgatGAGGACTGGTACTTCGACGCGTcgggcgccggcggtgacgCCGTGCAGGGGTCGATGCTGCTGGGTTTGTCGTCTGTCTCGGGTGGGCTGGCGTCTGGGTCGGGCGGACATGGGCAGCAGTTCTCGCTGCTCAACATGGGCGCCGCGGCCCCGCCGTTCGACGTCTCCGGGTtcgacctcggcggcggcgggggcggcggtgaCATGGTGCCGTTTCTTGGCGCCGGGAACGCGTCGAACACCGCTCTGCTCCCGGTCGGGAACGCCGGGTTCCTCGGCTCGTTCGGTGGCTTCGGCACCGCGCCGTCCCAAATGCCGGAGTTCGGTGGGCTCGCCGGGTTTGACATGTTCGACGCGGGCGCCGTGACCGGAGGCAGCTCCTCGTCGacagcgccgccgtccgcctcgGCGCCCGTGAACACCGCGCCGTTCTCCGGGCGCGGCAAGGCGGCGGTGCTGCGGCCTCTGGAGATCATCCCGCCCGTGGGCGCGCAGCCGACGCTGTTCCAGAAGCGCGCTCTCCGCCGCAACGCcagcgaggaggacgacgacaaGAAGCggaaggccgcggcggccgccctgtccgccgacggcgacatggtgctcgacgacgccgacgacgacggcctgAGCATCGACGCGTCCGGCCTCAACTACGACTCGGAGGACGCCAGGGGCGGCGAGGACAGCTGCAAGAAGGACGGGAAGGAGTCCAACGCGAACAGCACGGTGACCGGCGACGGcaaggggaagaagaaggggaTGCCGGCCAAGAACCTCATGGcggagcgccgtcgccggaagAAACTCAACGACCGGCTCTACATGCTACGGTCCGTGGTGCCCAAGATCAGCAAG ATGGACAGGGCTTCAATTCTCGGAGATGCAATTGAGTACCTGAAGGAGCTGCTGCAGAAGATCAACGATCTTCAGAATGAGCTCGAGTCGTCGCCCGCGACATCCTCGCTGCCTCCAACACCCACAAGCTTCCATCCCCTGACGCCGACGCTGCCCACATTGCCATCCCGCATCAAGGAGGAGATTTGCCCAGGTGCATTGCCAAGCCCCACTGGACAGCAACCAAGG GTTGAGGTTAGGCTGAGGGAAGGCCGGGCCGTCAACATCCACATGTTCTGTGCTCGGAGGCCCGGTCTACTGCTTTCTGCCATGAGGGCGGTTGAAGGCCTTGGTCTTGATGTCCAGCAAGCTGTAATCAGTTGCTTCAATGGATTTACCTTAGATATCTTTAAGGCTGAG CAGCAATGCAAGGATGGCCCTGGGCTGCTGCCTGAAGAAATCAAGGCCGTTCTGTTGCAGTCTGCTGGGTTTCATACCATGATCTAG
- the LOC102703168 gene encoding transcription factor ICE1 isoform X2, with translation MLPRFNGTMWMQDDGEQEQAPPQGMELMPAPGQEGGGHHNHHHDQHLLALAAAASAARGGVGFRAPPAPPLLDEDWYFDASGAGGDAVQGSMLLGLSSVSGGLASGSGGHGQQFSLLNMGAAAPPFDVSGFDLGGGGGGGDMVPFLGAGNASNTALLPVGNAGFLGSFGGFGTAPSQMPEFGGLAGFDMFDAGAVTGGSSSSTAPPSASAPVNTAPFSGRGKAAVLRPLEIIPPVGAQPTLFQKRALRRNASEEDDDKKRKAAAAALSADGDMVLDDADDDGLSIDASGLNYDSEDARGGEDSCKKDGKESNANSTVTGDGKGKKKGMPAKNLMAERRRRKKLNDRLYMLRSVVPKISKMDRASILGDAIEYLKELLQKINDLQNELESSPATSSLPPTPTSFHPLTPTLPTLPSRIKEEICPGALPSPTGQQPRVEVRLREGRAVNIHMFCARRPGLLLSAMRAVEGLGLDVQQAVISCFNGFTLDIFKAEQCKDGPGLLPEEIKAVLLQSAGFHTMI, from the exons atgcTGCCGCGGTTCAACGGCACGATGTGGATgcaggacgacggcgagcaaGAGCAGGCGCCGCCGCAGGGGATGGAGCTGATGCCGGCGCCGGGGCAGGAGGGTGGGGGGCACcacaaccaccaccacgaccAGCACCTCCTGGctctggccgccgccgcctccgccgccaggGGAGGGGTTGGGTtccgcgcgccgcccgcgccgccgctgctcgatGAGGACTGGTACTTCGACGCGTcgggcgccggcggtgacgCCGTGCAGGGGTCGATGCTGCTGGGTTTGTCGTCTGTCTCGGGTGGGCTGGCGTCTGGGTCGGGCGGACATGGGCAGCAGTTCTCGCTGCTCAACATGGGCGCCGCGGCCCCGCCGTTCGACGTCTCCGGGTtcgacctcggcggcggcgggggcggcggtgaCATGGTGCCGTTTCTTGGCGCCGGGAACGCGTCGAACACCGCTCTGCTCCCGGTCGGGAACGCCGGGTTCCTCGGCTCGTTCGGTGGCTTCGGCACCGCGCCGTCCCAAATGCCGGAGTTCGGTGGGCTCGCCGGGTTTGACATGTTCGACGCGGGCGCCGTGACCGGAGGCAGCTCCTCGTCGacagcgccgccgtccgcctcgGCGCCCGTGAACACCGCGCCGTTCTCCGGGCGCGGCAAGGCGGCGGTGCTGCGGCCTCTGGAGATCATCCCGCCCGTGGGCGCGCAGCCGACGCTGTTCCAGAAGCGCGCTCTCCGCCGCAACGCcagcgaggaggacgacgacaaGAAGCggaaggccgcggcggccgccctgtccgccgacggcgacatggtgctcgacgacgccgacgacgacggcctgAGCATCGACGCGTCCGGCCTCAACTACGACTCGGAGGACGCCAGGGGCGGCGAGGACAGCTGCAAGAAGGACGGGAAGGAGTCCAACGCGAACAGCACGGTGACCGGCGACGGcaaggggaagaagaaggggaTGCCGGCCAAGAACCTCATGGcggagcgccgtcgccggaagAAACTCAACGACCGGCTCTACATGCTACGGTCCGTGGTGCCCAAGATCAGCAAG ATGGACAGGGCTTCAATTCTCGGAGATGCAATTGAGTACCTGAAGGAGCTGCTGCAGAAGATCAACGATCTTCAGAATGAGCTCGAGTCGTCGCCCGCGACATCCTCGCTGCCTCCAACACCCACAAGCTTCCATCCCCTGACGCCGACGCTGCCCACATTGCCATCCCGCATCAAGGAGGAGATTTGCCCAGGTGCATTGCCAAGCCCCACTGGACAGCAACCAAGG GTTGAGGTTAGGCTGAGGGAAGGCCGGGCCGTCAACATCCACATGTTCTGTGCTCGGAGGCCCGGTCTACTGCTTTCTGCCATGAGGGCGGTTGAAGGCCTTGGTCTTGATGTCCAGCAAGCTGTAATCAGTTGCTTCAATGGATTTACCTTAGATATCTTTAAGGCTGAG CAATGCAAGGATGGCCCTGGGCTGCTGCCTGAAGAAATCAAGGCCGTTCTGTTGCAGTCTGCTGGGTTTCATACCATGATCTAG